The following proteins are co-located in the Acidobacteriota bacterium genome:
- a CDS encoding pyruvate carboxylase, with protein sequence MRKLLALNRGEIAIRIMRAATELGLRTVAVFAREDALSLHRFKADEAYPIGEDRGPVAAYLDVDGIVALAREKGVDAIHPGYGFLSENPALPRACAAAGITFVGPSAALLELLGDKTAARGLAERAAVPIVPGTDRALATAAEVEAAARAIGYPLIIKAAFGGGGRGMRVVDSAADLVARYEEASREAAAAFGNGAVFLERFIRNPRHIEVQILADRHGNVLHLYERDCSVQRRHQKVVEVAPAVGLDPAIRDAICDAAVRLMRTAAYENAGTVEFLLDTDTNEWFFIEVNPRIQVEHTVTEMVTGIDLVRSQILVAQGHELHRAPLNLPAQDRIPLNGYALQCRVTTEDPQNNFVPDYGKIHTYRSPAGFGVRLDGGSAYSGATISPYYDSLLVKMTAWDREFPIACRRMDRALREFRIRGVKTNIPFLENVVNHPGFRAGNVTTRFLDQTPELFRFVPRQDRATKLLTYVAEVLVNGNPEVAGKPVPAKFRTAPVPAHLTGEPPRGTRQLLDELGPIEFAGWTARQTGLLLTDTTLRDAHQSLMATRVRTHDMAAIANFIAHRLSGLYSLEMWGGATFDVSMRFLLEDPWRRLRRLRELVPNICFQMLFRASNAVGYTAYPDNAVREFVIEAAAQGIDIFRIFDSLNWLPNMQVAIEAVLKSGRVCEAAVCYTGDILDPARDKYPLQYYVRMARELERMGAHVLGIKDMAGLCRPYAAEKLVRTLKDEIGIPIHFHTHDTSGVNSASILKASEAGVDVADAAAASMSGTTSQPNMNSIVAALAHTPRATGLDLAALNQYSDYWEVVRGLYEPFDNAPLSGTAEVYLHEMPGGQYTNLREQADAMGLGERWPEIARTYADVNRAFGDIVKVTPSSKVVGDMAIFLVTHGLTMAEFEALGPNHTLTLPNSVVDMFAGSLGQPDGGWPAGLSAQVLRNQAPIAGRPGESLAPIDFEQTAATLERLIRRRPSHDEVLSYVMYPDVFMKFARAQERFGDPGVVPTSVFLYGMKTGEEISIDLEPGKTLVVKFLTIGDLHPDGQRTVFFELNGQPREVTVRDRSRKETASAKEMADPAHAGHIGAPTPGIVTAVAVEQGQVVEQGQKLLILEAMKMQSTVYAPIAGRVARKLVSAGQNVETKELLLVIE encoded by the coding sequence ATGCGCAAGCTGCTCGCGCTCAACCGTGGGGAAATCGCCATCCGCATCATGCGGGCCGCCACGGAATTGGGGCTCCGCACCGTGGCGGTGTTCGCCCGCGAGGACGCGCTCAGCCTGCACCGGTTCAAGGCGGACGAGGCCTATCCGATTGGCGAAGACCGGGGGCCCGTGGCCGCCTATCTCGACGTCGACGGCATCGTCGCGCTCGCCCGCGAGAAGGGCGTCGATGCCATCCACCCCGGCTACGGGTTCCTGTCGGAGAACCCGGCGCTGCCGCGGGCGTGCGCGGCGGCGGGCATCACGTTCGTCGGTCCGAGCGCGGCGCTGCTCGAGCTGCTCGGCGACAAGACGGCCGCGCGCGGTCTGGCCGAGCGCGCCGCGGTGCCGATCGTTCCGGGCACGGACCGCGCGCTGGCGACGGCGGCGGAGGTCGAGGCCGCGGCGCGCGCGATCGGCTACCCGCTGATCATCAAGGCGGCGTTCGGCGGCGGCGGGCGCGGCATGCGCGTCGTCGACTCGGCGGCCGACCTCGTCGCGCGCTACGAAGAGGCGAGCCGGGAAGCGGCCGCCGCGTTCGGCAACGGCGCGGTGTTCCTCGAGCGGTTCATCCGCAACCCGAGGCACATCGAGGTGCAGATCCTCGCGGACCGGCACGGCAACGTGCTGCACCTGTACGAGCGCGACTGCTCGGTGCAGCGGCGGCACCAGAAGGTCGTCGAGGTCGCGCCGGCCGTCGGCCTCGATCCGGCGATCCGCGATGCGATCTGCGACGCGGCCGTGCGGCTGATGCGGACCGCGGCGTACGAGAACGCCGGCACCGTCGAGTTCCTGCTCGACACCGACACGAACGAGTGGTTCTTCATCGAGGTCAACCCGCGCATCCAGGTCGAGCACACCGTGACCGAGATGGTCACCGGCATCGACCTGGTGCGGTCGCAGATCCTGGTCGCCCAGGGGCACGAGCTGCACCGCGCGCCGTTGAACCTGCCGGCCCAGGACCGGATTCCCCTGAACGGGTACGCCCTGCAGTGCCGCGTCACGACGGAGGATCCGCAGAACAACTTCGTCCCCGACTACGGGAAGATCCACACCTATCGATCGCCGGCCGGATTCGGCGTGCGCCTGGACGGCGGATCGGCCTACAGCGGCGCCACGATCAGCCCGTACTACGACTCGCTGCTCGTGAAGATGACGGCGTGGGACCGCGAGTTCCCGATCGCCTGCCGGCGCATGGACCGGGCGCTGCGCGAGTTCCGGATTCGCGGCGTCAAGACGAACATCCCGTTCCTCGAGAACGTGGTCAACCACCCGGGGTTCCGCGCCGGCAACGTCACGACGCGGTTCCTCGACCAGACGCCGGAGCTGTTCCGGTTCGTGCCGCGGCAGGATCGCGCCACCAAGCTGCTCACCTACGTTGCCGAGGTGCTGGTGAACGGCAACCCGGAGGTGGCCGGCAAGCCGGTGCCCGCGAAGTTCCGCACGGCGCCCGTGCCGGCGCACCTGACGGGCGAGCCGCCGCGCGGCACGCGGCAGTTGCTCGACGAGCTGGGGCCGATCGAGTTCGCCGGGTGGACCGCCCGCCAGACGGGGCTGCTCCTCACCGACACGACGCTGCGCGACGCGCACCAGTCGCTGATGGCGACGCGCGTGCGCACGCACGACATGGCCGCGATCGCCAACTTCATCGCGCACCGGCTGTCGGGCCTCTACAGTCTCGAGATGTGGGGCGGCGCGACGTTCGACGTCTCGATGCGGTTCCTGCTCGAGGACCCGTGGCGCCGCCTGCGCCGGCTGCGCGAGCTCGTTCCCAACATCTGCTTCCAGATGCTGTTCCGCGCGTCGAACGCGGTGGGCTACACCGCCTACCCCGACAACGCCGTGCGCGAGTTCGTGATCGAGGCGGCCGCGCAGGGCATCGACATCTTCCGCATCTTCGACTCGCTGAACTGGCTGCCGAACATGCAGGTGGCGATCGAGGCGGTGCTGAAGAGCGGCCGCGTCTGCGAAGCCGCCGTCTGCTACACGGGCGACATCCTCGACCCGGCGCGCGACAAGTACCCGCTGCAGTACTACGTCCGGATGGCGAGGGAGCTCGAGCGCATGGGCGCGCACGTGCTCGGCATCAAGGACATGGCCGGCCTGTGCCGGCCGTACGCCGCCGAGAAGCTGGTGCGCACGCTGAAGGACGAGATCGGCATCCCGATCCACTTCCACACGCACGACACGAGCGGGGTGAACTCGGCGTCGATCCTCAAGGCCTCGGAGGCGGGCGTGGACGTGGCCGATGCGGCCGCCGCGTCGATGAGCGGCACGACCAGCCAGCCGAACATGAACTCGATCGTGGCGGCGCTCGCGCACACGCCGCGCGCCACCGGCCTCGACCTGGCCGCGCTGAACCAGTACTCGGACTACTGGGAGGTCGTGCGCGGGCTCTACGAGCCGTTCGACAACGCGCCGCTCTCCGGCACGGCCGAGGTGTACCTCCACGAGATGCCGGGCGGCCAGTACACCAACCTGCGCGAGCAGGCCGACGCCATGGGGCTCGGCGAGCGCTGGCCGGAGATCGCGCGCACCTACGCCGACGTCAACCGGGCCTTCGGCGACATCGTCAAGGTGACGCCCTCGAGCAAGGTCGTGGGCGACATGGCGATCTTCCTCGTGACGCACGGCCTGACGATGGCCGAGTTCGAGGCGCTGGGGCCGAACCACACGCTGACCTTGCCCAACTCCGTCGTCGACATGTTCGCCGGCTCGCTCGGGCAGCCGGACGGCGGGTGGCCGGCCGGGCTGTCGGCGCAGGTGCTCAGGAACCAGGCGCCGATCGCCGGACGGCCCGGCGAGAGCCTCGCGCCGATCGACTTCGAGCAGACCGCGGCGACGCTCGAGCGCCTCATCCGGCGCCGGCCCTCGCACGACGAGGTGCTGAGCTACGTCATGTACCCCGACGTGTTCATGAAGTTCGCGCGGGCGCAGGAGCGCTTCGGCGATCCCGGCGTCGTGCCGACGAGCGTGTTCCTCTACGGCATGAAGACCGGCGAGGAGATCTCGATCGATCTCGAGCCGGGCAAGACGCTCGTCGTGAAGTTCCTGACGATCGGCGATCTCCACCCCGACGGCCAGCGCACGGTGTTCTTCGAGCTGAACGGCCAGCCGCGCGAGGTGACGGTGCGCGATCGATCGCGCAAGGAAACCGCCTCCGCCAAGGAGATGGCCGATCCCGCCCACGCCGGCCACATCGGCGCGCCCACGCCCGGCATCGTCACCGCCGTGGCGGTCGAGCAGGGCCAGGTGGTGGAGCAGGGGCAGAAGCTGCTGATCCTCGAGGCGATGAAGATGCAGAGCACGGTGTACGCGCCGATCGCCGGGCGCGTCGCGCGCAAGCTCGTGTCGGCCGGTCAGAACGTGGAGACGAAGGAGCTGCTGCTCGTCATCGAGTAG
- a CDS encoding glycosyltransferase: MAPDAAGDPERRRWLWVTTVADVDGPGRALSALLSCWPASDDPMAVCALRGVSSAFRHAVPSSIECRDLGMRHLLDARAVARLARFCRAWKPDVVHTQLSRADWLGRTAGRALGIPVVSTLHNLHSRMYGAEFPAAFAHVAAALDRWTMRCADRLVAVSDGVRDDVRRHHHRPEVVVIPNGFDLSRASSLRAKGAVRRDWGIPDNALVAGTVARLKTQKGLPYLIEAARMVCERIPSAHFLVIGDGPLAPDLARRVAGAGLERRFVLAGHVDDPMACLPALDLFVLPSLWEGMPIALLEAMAAGIASVGTQVSGIVDLVTADTGILVPPADPAALAAAIAALLTDRERRERLARAARARAQTFDAAGPAKAYRKLFLDLARQPASSRPVPTR; the protein is encoded by the coding sequence ATGGCGCCTGACGCCGCAGGCGATCCCGAGCGGCGCCGCTGGCTCTGGGTCACGACCGTAGCCGACGTCGACGGCCCGGGCCGCGCGCTGTCCGCGCTGCTCTCCTGCTGGCCGGCCTCGGACGATCCGATGGCGGTGTGCGCCCTCCGCGGCGTGTCGTCCGCCTTCCGCCATGCCGTTCCCTCCTCGATCGAGTGCCGCGATCTCGGCATGCGCCATCTGCTCGACGCGCGGGCGGTCGCGCGCCTGGCCCGATTCTGCCGCGCGTGGAAACCGGACGTCGTGCACACGCAGCTCTCGCGCGCCGACTGGCTGGGGCGCACGGCCGGACGCGCCCTCGGCATCCCGGTCGTGTCGACGCTGCACAACCTGCACTCGCGGATGTACGGCGCGGAATTCCCCGCGGCGTTCGCGCACGTCGCGGCCGCGCTCGATCGCTGGACGATGCGCTGTGCCGACCGTCTGGTGGCCGTCTCGGACGGCGTGCGCGACGACGTCCGTCGTCATCACCACCGGCCCGAGGTCGTCGTGATCCCCAACGGGTTCGACCTCTCGCGCGCGTCGAGCCTGCGTGCGAAAGGCGCGGTGCGGCGCGACTGGGGCATCCCCGACAATGCGCTCGTCGCCGGCACCGTCGCGCGCTTGAAGACGCAGAAGGGCCTGCCGTATTTGATCGAGGCGGCGAGGATGGTGTGCGAGCGCATCCCGTCCGCGCACTTCCTCGTCATCGGCGACGGCCCGCTCGCCCCCGATCTCGCGAGGCGCGTGGCGGGCGCCGGGCTCGAGCGCCGATTCGTGCTGGCGGGCCACGTGGACGATCCCATGGCGTGCCTTCCGGCGCTCGACCTGTTCGTGCTGCCGTCGCTGTGGGAGGGCATGCCGATCGCGCTGCTCGAGGCGATGGCGGCCGGCATCGCCTCGGTCGGCACGCAGGTCAGCGGCATCGTGGACCTCGTCACCGCCGACACCGGCATCCTCGTGCCGCCCGCCGACCCGGCGGCGCTCGCCGCCGCGATCGCGGCGCTCCTCACCGATCGGGAGCGGCGCGAGCGCCTGGCCCGTGCCGCCCGCGCGCGAGCGCAGACGTTCGACGCAGCCGGGCCGGCGAAGGCGTATCGGAAGCTCTTCCTGGACCTGGCGCGGCAGCCGGCGTCGAGCCGGCCGGTGCCTACTCGATGA
- a CDS encoding c-type cytochrome: MLIYGGVGLLIVAAAGFVTIVLVSRAKLGATFEQPVKALPLQTGQPDAIARGEYLVENLLSCGHAECHRPDFGGGAVIDAQPMGLVYAPNLTAGRGSVTRGYTAEDWARTIRHGLTRSGRRALVMPSEDYVRFSDADLAAAVAYIESLPPVDRETPPHRPGPLLRFLLTIGAVQFAYDKIDHAAAPPDATPGATREWGAVLIGTCIGCHGEGLSGGPIPGGDPTWPPARNISPDQATGIGAWSFGDFENALRRGKRPDGTDVRSPMPWQIYSGMSDQDLRALWEYIRAAPPKPEGGR, translated from the coding sequence GTGCTGATCTACGGTGGCGTCGGCCTGCTCATCGTCGCCGCCGCGGGCTTCGTGACGATCGTGCTGGTGTCGCGCGCCAAGCTCGGCGCGACGTTCGAGCAGCCGGTGAAGGCGTTGCCGCTCCAGACCGGCCAGCCGGACGCGATCGCGCGCGGCGAGTACCTCGTCGAGAACCTGCTCTCCTGCGGCCATGCCGAGTGCCATCGGCCCGACTTCGGCGGCGGCGCGGTGATCGACGCGCAGCCGATGGGCCTGGTCTACGCGCCGAACCTGACCGCGGGCCGCGGGAGCGTCACGCGCGGCTACACCGCGGAGGACTGGGCGCGGACGATCCGGCACGGGCTCACCCGATCGGGTCGCCGGGCGCTCGTCATGCCGTCCGAGGACTACGTCCGGTTCTCGGACGCCGATCTGGCGGCGGCCGTCGCTTACATCGAGAGCCTGCCGCCGGTCGATCGCGAGACGCCGCCGCACCGCCCCGGCCCGCTGCTGCGGTTCCTGCTGACGATCGGTGCCGTGCAGTTCGCCTACGACAAGATCGATCACGCGGCCGCGCCGCCCGACGCCACGCCCGGCGCCACGCGCGAATGGGGCGCCGTGCTGATCGGCACGTGCATCGGCTGCCACGGCGAAGGCCTGTCCGGCGGGCCGATCCCGGGCGGCGATCCGACCTGGCCGCCCGCCCGCAACATCTCGCCCGATCAGGCGACCGGCATCGGCGCCTGGTCGTTCGGCGACTTCGAGAACGCGCTTCGCCGAGGCAAGCGGCCGGACGGCACCGACGTCCGCTCTCCGATGCCCTGGCAGATCTACTCGGGGATGTCGGATCAGGATCTGCGTGCGCTGTGGGAGTACATCCGTGCGGCGCCGCCGAAGCCCGAAGGCGGGCGCTGA
- a CDS encoding FAD-binding protein, producing the protein MAAAHAFDPDALRRALTTRVAGEIRFDAVSRALYSTDASVYQIQPAGVAIPRTRDDLAAILDACREAGCPITMRGGGTSQAGQAIGRGLIVDTSKYLNRVLDVHPEERWARVEPGVVLDELNAALKPHGLRFAPDVSTASRATIGGMMANNSSGARSILYGKTIDHVLEQDVLLSDGSVVRARAWTDDEARAACAGESVLARGCRLLRQLGREHAAEIDRRFPNVLRRVGGYNLDAFVPGRPFDLTKLMVGSEGTLGIVLEARLGLVPLPAAKAVLSVQFDSLLDSLEATPLILRHRPSAVEVMDRFILDHTKKSPALDALRRSFVEGDPASLLCVELYADRAADLPPMLDALEADLRAAGWGSHVHRALAADAQARIWSLREAALGLSMAMKTDEKAISFVEDTAVPPERLRDYIARFLEIVRRHGTTAGIYAHASVGCLHVRPVIDLKTADGVSRFEAIAREVAELVLEFGGALSGEHGDGLVRSPFMRRMYGPVLYDAFESIKRTFDPAGLFNPGKIVDAEPLTANLRYGAGYETPRPATRFDYSAYGGMAGAVEMCSGLGACRKTLDGTMCPSFMATREEMHSTRGRANALRLAMAGRLGEAGLGDEGMYRTLDWCLECRACKAECPVGVDVARFKSEFLADYWTRHAMPRRARLLAEVHALGRIGSRLAPVSNWIAGAPLVRQARALALGIDGRRRLPRFARRRLEDRLPAVEHADAVIFADTFSNYYDPDVGLAAAAVLEAGGLRVGLAGNVCCGRPKISKGLLRDAAALAAANTDRLHRHAAAGRPIVFCEPSCLSAVREDAPDLLRGDLARKAREVAEACVPFEQLAGNLADRLRFRPGPAAILLHAHCHQKSMGLAGPTHALLARLPGSTVTDTHAGCCGMAGSFGYEHVELSRAIADHRLLPAIRARAPGTVIVATGTSCRQQVADLTGETAVHPAVLVASCLEARG; encoded by the coding sequence ATGGCCGCCGCGCACGCCTTCGATCCCGACGCCCTCCGGCGAGCGCTGACGACGCGTGTGGCGGGCGAGATCCGCTTCGACGCGGTGTCGCGCGCGCTGTACTCGACGGACGCGAGCGTCTATCAGATCCAGCCGGCCGGCGTCGCGATCCCCCGCACCCGCGACGACCTCGCCGCCATCCTCGACGCCTGCCGCGAGGCCGGCTGCCCGATCACGATGCGCGGCGGCGGCACGTCGCAGGCCGGCCAGGCGATCGGCCGCGGGCTGATCGTGGACACGTCCAAGTACCTCAACCGCGTGCTCGACGTGCACCCCGAAGAACGCTGGGCGCGCGTCGAGCCCGGCGTCGTGCTCGACGAGCTGAACGCCGCGCTGAAGCCGCACGGCCTGCGCTTCGCCCCCGACGTCTCCACCGCCAGCCGCGCCACGATCGGCGGCATGATGGCGAACAACTCGAGCGGCGCCCGTTCGATCCTGTACGGCAAGACCATCGATCACGTGCTCGAGCAGGACGTGCTGCTCTCGGACGGATCGGTCGTGCGCGCGCGAGCGTGGACGGACGACGAGGCTCGGGCGGCGTGCGCGGGTGAGAGCGTGCTGGCGCGCGGCTGCCGGCTCCTGCGGCAGCTCGGCCGCGAGCACGCGGCGGAAATCGATCGCCGGTTCCCCAACGTGCTGCGCCGCGTCGGCGGCTACAACCTCGACGCGTTCGTCCCCGGCCGTCCGTTCGACCTCACGAAGCTGATGGTCGGCTCGGAAGGCACGCTCGGCATCGTGCTCGAGGCCCGGCTCGGGCTCGTGCCGCTGCCGGCCGCCAAGGCCGTGCTGTCGGTGCAGTTCGACAGCCTGCTCGACTCGCTCGAGGCGACGCCGCTCATCCTGCGCCACCGGCCGTCGGCCGTCGAGGTGATGGATCGCTTCATCCTCGATCACACGAAGAAGAGCCCGGCGCTCGACGCGCTCCGGCGGAGCTTCGTCGAGGGCGATCCCGCGTCGCTGCTGTGCGTCGAGCTCTACGCCGACCGCGCCGCCGATCTCCCGCCCATGCTGGACGCCCTCGAAGCGGATCTTCGCGCGGCGGGATGGGGATCGCACGTCCATCGCGCGCTCGCCGCCGACGCGCAGGCGAGGATCTGGAGCCTGCGCGAAGCGGCGCTCGGGCTGTCGATGGCGATGAAGACCGACGAGAAAGCGATCTCGTTCGTCGAGGACACCGCGGTGCCGCCGGAACGGCTGCGCGACTACATCGCGCGTTTCCTCGAGATCGTCCGGAGGCACGGCACGACCGCCGGCATCTACGCGCACGCGTCGGTCGGCTGCCTCCATGTGCGACCGGTCATCGACCTCAAGACCGCCGACGGCGTCTCGCGGTTCGAGGCGATCGCCCGCGAGGTCGCCGAGCTCGTGCTCGAGTTCGGCGGGGCGCTCTCGGGCGAGCACGGCGACGGGCTCGTCCGCAGCCCGTTCATGCGGCGGATGTACGGGCCGGTGCTGTACGACGCCTTCGAATCCATCAAACGGACGTTCGATCCGGCGGGCCTCTTCAATCCCGGCAAGATCGTGGACGCCGAGCCGCTCACCGCGAACCTGCGGTACGGCGCCGGCTACGAGACGCCGCGGCCGGCCACCCGCTTCGACTACTCGGCGTACGGGGGCATGGCCGGCGCGGTCGAGATGTGCAGCGGCCTCGGCGCCTGCCGCAAGACGCTCGACGGCACGATGTGCCCGTCGTTCATGGCCACACGCGAGGAGATGCACTCGACGCGCGGCCGCGCCAACGCGCTTCGCCTGGCGATGGCCGGGCGCCTCGGCGAGGCCGGGCTCGGCGACGAGGGGATGTACCGGACGCTCGACTGGTGCCTCGAGTGCCGCGCCTGCAAGGCCGAGTGCCCGGTGGGCGTCGACGTGGCGCGGTTCAAGAGCGAGTTCCTCGCCGACTACTGGACGCGGCACGCCATGCCGCGCCGCGCGCGGCTGCTCGCCGAGGTCCATGCGCTCGGCCGGATCGGCAGCCGGCTGGCGCCGGTCTCGAACTGGATCGCCGGCGCGCCGCTCGTGCGGCAGGCACGCGCGCTGGCGCTCGGCATCGACGGCCGGCGCCGGCTGCCCCGCTTCGCCCGCCGCCGGCTCGAGGACCGGCTGCCGGCGGTCGAACATGCCGACGCCGTGATCTTCGCCGACACGTTCAGCAACTACTACGATCCGGACGTCGGCCTCGCCGCGGCCGCGGTGCTCGAGGCCGGCGGCCTTCGCGTGGGGCTCGCTGGCAACGTCTGCTGCGGCCGGCCGAAGATCTCCAAGGGCCTGCTGCGCGACGCCGCCGCGCTCGCGGCCGCCAACACCGATCGCCTCCACCGGCACGCCGCGGCGGGACGGCCGATCGTCTTCTGCGAGCCGAGCTGCCTCTCGGCCGTCCGCGAAGATGCGCCGGATCTGTTGCGCGGCGATCTGGCCCGCAAAGCCCGCGAGGTCGCCGAGGCCTGCGTGCCGTTCGAGCAGCTCGCCGGCAACCTCGCGGACCGCCTGCGCTTCAGGCCCGGCCCGGCCGCGATCCTGCTCCACGCGCACTGTCATCAGAAGTCGATGGGGCTCGCCGGGCCGACGCACGCGCTGCTCGCGCGATTGCCCGGCTCGACGGTCACCGACACCCACGCCGGCTGCTGCGGCATGGCCGGCTCGTTCGGCTACGAGCACGTCGAGCTGTCGCGCGCGATCGCCGATCACCGGCTGCTGCCCGCCATCCGCGCCCGCGCCCCCGGCACCGTCATCGTCGCCACCGGCACGTCGTGCCGGCAGCAGGTGGCGGATCTCACCGGCGAGACGGCGGTCCATCCGGCCGTGCTCGTCGCGTCCTGTCTCGAGGCGCGCGGATGA
- a CDS encoding DUF504 domain-containing protein, whose protein sequence is MQPIQDVLHRIRWDAEFGRGAFAIAYWDRVASREEHVPLASVAFDAADPRALRVTDADGSSIRLPLHRVRAVYRDDVEIWRRPPRDPRRAGHG, encoded by the coding sequence GTGCAGCCCATTCAGGACGTCCTCCACCGGATCCGCTGGGACGCCGAATTCGGCCGAGGTGCGTTCGCGATCGCCTACTGGGATCGCGTGGCCAGCCGCGAAGAGCACGTGCCGCTGGCCTCGGTGGCGTTCGACGCCGCCGACCCGCGCGCGCTGCGCGTGACCGACGCCGACGGCTCGTCCATCCGCCTTCCGCTCCATCGCGTGCGGGCGGTGTACCGCGACGACGTCGAGATCTGGCGTCGTCCGCCCCGCGACCCGCGCCGCGCCGGGCACGGCTGA
- a CDS encoding aminotransferase class V-fold PLP-dependent enzyme, translated as MSHTGRHFLQIPGPTNVPDRVLRAMAAPVIDHRGPEFAALTADVLEGLRHVFGTRGPVVIYTASGTGAIEAAFANTLSAGDRVLVFETGYFSGLWRQVAESFGLGVQEVPGDWRRGASPADLERHLAADPQHAIKAVVVVHNETSTGVRSDVAGLRAAMNRVGHPALLMVDTVSSLASMEYRHDEWEVDVSVCGSQKGLMVPPGLSVHAISAKAIAAGRHAGLPRRYWDWADMIRQHERGFFAYTPATNLLFGLREALAMLREEGLPQVFARHDRHAEATRAAVRAWGLDLVCADPLAYSSSLTAVFTPEGHDADELRRVILDRFDMSLGTGLGRLAGRAFRIGHLGHFNDLMLAGTLAGVEMGLRAAGVPHAPGGVAAALDVLASGAPQPSASAPAPAG; from the coding sequence ATGTCCCACACCGGCCGTCACTTCCTCCAGATTCCCGGGCCGACCAACGTGCCCGACCGCGTGCTCCGCGCCATGGCGGCGCCGGTCATCGACCATCGCGGCCCCGAGTTCGCCGCGCTCACCGCGGACGTGCTCGAGGGCCTTCGTCACGTGTTCGGCACACGCGGGCCGGTCGTCATCTACACGGCGTCGGGCACCGGCGCGATCGAGGCCGCGTTCGCCAACACGCTGTCTGCCGGCGATCGCGTGCTCGTCTTCGAGACCGGCTACTTCTCCGGCCTCTGGCGTCAGGTCGCCGAATCGTTCGGGCTCGGTGTGCAGGAGGTGCCGGGCGACTGGCGGCGCGGCGCCTCGCCCGCCGATCTCGAGCGGCACCTCGCCGCCGATCCCCAGCACGCGATCAAAGCCGTCGTCGTCGTCCACAACGAGACGTCGACCGGCGTCAGGAGCGACGTGGCCGGCCTGCGCGCGGCGATGAACCGCGTCGGGCACCCCGCGCTGCTGATGGTCGACACCGTGTCGTCGCTGGCGTCGATGGAGTACCGGCACGACGAGTGGGAGGTGGACGTGTCGGTCTGCGGATCGCAGAAGGGGCTCATGGTGCCGCCCGGCCTGAGCGTTCACGCGATCTCCGCGAAAGCGATCGCCGCCGGACGCCACGCCGGGCTGCCGCGCCGCTACTGGGACTGGGCGGACATGATCCGGCAGCACGAACGCGGGTTCTTCGCCTACACGCCCGCGACCAACCTGCTCTTCGGCCTGCGGGAAGCGCTCGCCATGCTGCGCGAGGAAGGGCTGCCTCAGGTGTTCGCGCGCCACGATCGGCACGCCGAGGCGACGCGCGCGGCCGTGCGCGCGTGGGGACTCGACCTCGTCTGCGCCGATCCGCTGGCGTACTCCAGCTCGCTCACGGCGGTGTTCACGCCGGAGGGGCACGACGCGGACGAGCTGCGCCGCGTCATCCTCGATCGTTTCGACATGTCGCTCGGGACGGGCCTCGGCCGCCTGGCGGGCCGCGCGTTCCGCATCGGCCACCTCGGCCATTTCAACGATCTGATGCTCGCCGGCACGCTCGCGGGCGTCGAGATGGGGCTGCGCGCGGCCGGCGTGCCTCACGCGCCGGGCGGCGTCGCCGCCGCGCTCGACGTGCTCGCATCGGGCGCGCCGCAGCCCAGTGCCAGCGCGCCCGCGCCGGCCGGCTGA
- a CDS encoding DUF3500 domain-containing protein: MRNVLFSAGAVAVLALPLLAGSGRNAAVASPPAAQSATARSVEAAQRFLATVGDSERARALFPFDGPQKTNWSNLPSGIFERHSLRLGDLTPAQHEAAMALVSTVLSREGYQKVTDIMNGDEVLQSRGGGRTGGRPGGGGRGGGVRFGLAEYYIGILGTPSTTSPWMVQFGGHHLAINVTIAGRASVLTPSLPAAQPATYTLNGRSIRPLGDEHDKSVRLIGALDAAARSKAVLDYRVADLVLGAGQDGKTIAPEGIPASALTPAQQEMLLDLAHEWVGILNDEGAAAKMAEIRSNLARTYFAWSGPTEPGSLAYFRIQGPTLHIEYAPQQNDPDHIHTIYRDPTNDYGARLVSR, encoded by the coding sequence ATGCGGAACGTCCTCTTCTCTGCCGGCGCCGTGGCCGTGCTCGCTCTGCCTCTTCTGGCTGGATCCGGCCGCAACGCCGCCGTGGCGAGCCCGCCGGCCGCGCAGTCGGCGACCGCGCGATCGGTCGAGGCCGCGCAGCGCTTCCTCGCGACGGTCGGCGACTCGGAGCGCGCGCGGGCGCTCTTTCCGTTCGACGGCCCGCAGAAGACGAACTGGTCCAACCTGCCGTCGGGCATCTTCGAACGGCACAGCCTGCGGCTCGGCGACCTCACGCCCGCGCAGCACGAGGCCGCGATGGCGCTCGTCTCCACCGTTCTCAGCCGCGAGGGCTACCAGAAGGTCACCGACATCATGAACGGCGACGAGGTGCTGCAGAGCCGCGGCGGCGGGCGGACGGGCGGGCGTCCCGGCGGCGGCGGGCGGGGCGGCGGCGTGCGGTTCGGGCTGGCCGAGTACTACATCGGCATTCTCGGCACGCCGTCCACGACCTCGCCGTGGATGGTGCAGTTCGGCGGGCACCATCTCGCGATCAACGTCACGATCGCCGGGCGCGCGAGCGTGCTGACGCCGAGCCTGCCGGCAGCGCAGCCGGCGACCTACACGCTGAACGGGCGATCGATCCGCCCGCTCGGCGACGAGCACGACAAGAGCGTCAGGCTCATCGGTGCGCTCGACGCGGCCGCGCGATCGAAGGCCGTGCTCGACTACCGCGTGGCCGATCTCGTGCTCGGTGCCGGACAGGACGGCAAGACGATCGCGCCGGAAGGAATCCCCGCCTCCGCGCTCACGCCGGCCCAGCAGGAGATGCTGCTGGATCTCGCGCACGAGTGGGTCGGGATCCTGAACGACGAGGGCGCGGCGGCGAAGATGGCGGAAATCCGATCGAACCTCGCGCGCACGTACTTCGCGTGGAGCGGGCCGACCGAGCCCGGCAGCCTCGCGTACTTCCGGATCCAGGGGCCGACGCTGCACATCGAGTACGCGCCGCAGCAGAACGACCCAGATCACATCCACACGATCTACCGGGATCCGACGAACGACTACGGCGCGAGGCTCGTCTCGCGATGA